Proteins found in one Schistocerca serialis cubense isolate TAMUIC-IGC-003099 chromosome 5, iqSchSeri2.2, whole genome shotgun sequence genomic segment:
- the LOC126481007 gene encoding neuropeptide-like protein 32 — protein MFRLSLLVLAMAVTVAFCIPADVDPQPEEAQETLGTAESAWGGRGWGGWGGRGWGGGWGGRGWGGGWGGRGWGGGYGGRGWGGGWGGGGWGGRGWHYG, from the coding sequence TTGCTGGTGCTAGCGATGGCGGTGACGGTCGCCTTCTGCATCCCCGCAGACGTCGATCCACAGCCAGAGGAAGCCCAGGAGACGCTGGGAACCGCCGAGTCTGCGTGGGGCGGCCGCGGCTGGGGCGGCTGGGGCGGCCGCGGCTGGGGAGGCGGCTGGGGCGGCAGAGGCTGGGGAGGCGGCTGGGGCGGCAGAGGCTGGGGAGGCGGCTACGGGGGCAGAGGCTGGGGCGGCGGCTGGGGCGGCGGCGGCTGGGGAGGCCGCGGCTGGCACTACGGCTGA